The Rhizobium rosettiformans genomic sequence GCCGGCCACCATGTCGGCATACATCTTGCCGCAGTAGTTCGACAGCATCACGCCATGCCCGGAATAGCCGGCGAGCGATGTCACGCCGGGCATCACGTCCCGGGCAAAAGGTTTGCGCGGCAGGGTAATGCCGACCGAGCCACCCCAGCCATGGGTGATCTCGATGTTCTTGAGATCGGGATAGATCTCGGCGATCTGCCGGCGGATATGGGTCGAGATATCGCGGGGGCTGTCGGCGGTATAGGCCTCGCGCCCGCCGAACAGCAGCCGTCCGTCGCGGCTCTTGCGGAAGTAGCGCACCACGAAGCGACTGTCGGCCACGGCCTCGGAGCCCTTGAGTACCTGCGGGAATTTGCTCAGCGGTTCCGTCGCTCCGATGAAGGAGCGGATCGGCATCACATGCGATGCCGTTACCGGTTCCAGATTGCCGATATAGGCATTGGTCGCGATCAGCAGCCGTTCGGCGGTGATGGTGCCGCGCGCCGTGTCGATCACGGTCTTGCCGCCTTCCTGGCGAATGGCGGTCGCCGGCGTCATTTCGTGTATCCTGGCGCCGGCCTGGTGGGCCACGCGTGCGAGGCCGACCAGCAGCTTCAGCGGATGGATATGACCCGTGCCGGTATCGCGCACCCCGTAATGATACCGCGTCGAACCGACACGCTCATGCGTCTCTTCCCGGTCCATGAAGGAGATATGCGGATAGCCGTAACGCACCGCCATGACCTCGGCATCGTGCCGATAGTCCGATTCCCAGCCGCGCTTGTGCGCTACGTTCAACTGGCCGGGCATGTATTCGATATCGATGCCGTGCTGCTCGGCGAAGTCCAGCAGGTAGTGCTTGGCGTTTTCCGCCATGTCGAAGAGCGCCTTCGACCGTTCGAAACCGAGCTCGGCTTCCAACTCGCCAGGCCAGGCCCTTTGGCCGGTGCCGAGCTGCCCGCCATTGCGCCCCGAAGCGCCGTCCCCGAAGCGGCTGCCTTCGATCAGTACGACCGAGACGCCCAGGCGTGCGAGATTGAAGGCCGCCTGCAGACCTGTGAAGCCGCCACCGATGATGGCGACGTCAGCGGAGACAGAGCCATCGAGGGCCGGATATTCCGGCCGCTCGCCCACACTTGCCTGATACCAGGAGATCCCCGGCGCGATCGGGCTTTGCCATGTCATGGGTTCGCCTCCCTCATACGTTGAGCAGGAGGAATTCGCGTTCCCACGGGCTGATCACCTGCATGAAGGTCTCGAACTCGCCGCGCTTCACACCGGCATAGAGGCCGACAAACTCTGAACCGAAGACCTCGTGGAAGTCGGTTTCACCCTCGAGCAGGGCCACGGCTTCCAGGAGGCCGCGCGGCAGGTCGACGGAGCCTTCATTGGCCGAACCTTCTGCCGCCGCCGTCGGCTCGATTTCCTTGACGATGCCGAGATAGCCGCAGGCAAGCGACGCCGCGAGCGCCAGATACGGATTGGCGTCCGAACTCGGCAGGCGGTTCTCGACGCGCCGTGCCGCGGAATCCGAAACCGGCACGCGGAAGGCCGTCGTGCGGTTGTCGTAACCCCAGGCATTGTTGACGGGCGCGGCCATATCCGGCGTCAGGCGACGGTAGGAATTCACGTAAGGCGCCAGCATCACCAGCGAGCTCGGCACATATTTCTGCATGCCACCGATGAAGTGGAAGAATTCCGGCGAGGCCGAGCCGTCGGGGTTGGAGAAGATGTTCTTGCCTGTCTTGGCGTCGACCACCGACTGGTGGATATGCATCGCCGATCCCGGCTGGCCCTGCATGGGCTTTGCCATGAAGGTCGCATAGATCCCATGCTTGAGCGCCGCTTCGCGGATCGTGCGCTTGAACATGAAGACCTGATCAGCAAGCTCGATCGGATTGCCGTGGCGCAGGTTGATTTCCAGCTGTGCCGGACCCTCCTCGTGGATCAGGGTGTCGATCTCCAGCCCCTGCTTCTCCGAGAAGTGATAGATGTCGTCGATCAACTCGTCGAACTCGTTGATCGCGGCGATCGAATAGCCCTGGCCGCCGATGATCGAACGACCGGAGCGCCCCTTCGGCGGATGCAGCGGATAGTCCGGGTCGTCGTTCATCGCGACGAGATAGAACTCGATTTCCGGCGCAACCACCGGCTTCCAGCCCTTTTCGTCGTAAAGGCGCAGCACGTTCTTCAAGACATTGCGCGGCGTGTAGGAGACGTTCTCCCCGTCCACATTGACGATGTCGCAGATCACCTGTGCGGTCGGATCCGTTTCCCACGGCACGACTGAAAGCGTCGAAAGATCCGGCAAGAGCTTCAGATCGCTGTCGCGCGGCTCGTAGCGAAAATTCGCCGTTTCGTCAGGATATTCGCCGGAGATCGTATGGCGATAGAGCGCCGAGGGGAGCGCCAGCGACGTGTTCGAGGTGAATTTCGACGACGGCATCATCTTGCCGCGCGGAACGCCGGCTAAGTCAGGCGTGATGCATTCGATATCCTCGATGCCGCGGGCTCTCAGCCAGGTGGCCGCTTCCTTCCAGTTCGAGACGCCGCGCTTGGATCCGGGATCCGGCGGGATCACCGCCTTCTTGGAGGGAGCACTGTGGGATCTCATCATGGATTTCTTCGCGGGCATGTCTCACCGGTTGGTTGTTGATGCGGGTCATCATAGCCAGACTTTGGCCTTTGGCCAGCCGGACGCGTTGACTTTGATCATAAGTTTGTCGAGACAGGCGGCAGATCCCCGGGAGCATCAGCATGGCCAGCAACTACGACGTCGCGATCATCGGAGCCGGTGCCGCCGGCATGATGGCGGCTTTCACAGCGGGTCAGCGGGGCAAATCCGTCATCGTTCTCGACCATGCCAAGGCGCCTGGTGAAAAGATCCGCATCTCCGGTGGCGGCCGCTGCAACTTCACCAATCTTCATGCCGGCCCTAAGAATTACATTTCTGAGAATCCGCATTTCGCCAAGTCGGCGCTCGCCCGCTACACACCTTATGATTTCATCGCCATGGTCGACCGCCACAAGATCGCCTGGCACGAAAAGACCCTTGGCCAACTCTTCTGCGATGACAGCGCCAAGGACATCATCCGCATGCTGCTCGAAGAAATGCGCGCGGTGCATGTCGACCTGAAACTCTCCTGCGAAATTTCCGAAGTTGAAAAGGGCCCGGACGGTTTCCGCCTCTCCACGAGTGAAGGACCGATCCGTGCCGCAAGCCTGGTGATGGCATCAGGCGGCAAGTCGATCCCCAAGATGGGCGCGACCGGCTTTGCCTATCGCATCGCCGAGCAGTTCGGCCTGCCCGTCACCGAAACCCGGCCGGCTCTCGTGCCTCTCACGCTCGAGCCTAATCTCCTGGGCGAACTGTCGGAGCTCTCCGGCGTCGCCGTCGATGCCGATGTCGCTTGCGGCAAGACCCGCTTCCATGAGGCGCTCCTCTTTACCCATCGCGGACTGTCCGGCCCTTCCATCCTGCAGATATCAAGCTATTGGCGGGAAGGCGACGAGATCCAGCTCTCGTTAGAGCCTGGCGTCGATATCCTCGAACACCTGAAGACGGCCAAGCGCGAAAACGGCCGACAGCAGGTCCAGACCGTGCTTGCCCAGTATCTGCCCAAGCGCCTCGCTCAATATCTCGCGGAGACCGCCAAGCTGGAACGTCCGCTCGCCGATCTCCCCGACAAGGCCTTGTCATCGCTTTCCGAGCGCATCCGCCGCTGGCCGATCAAGCCTGCGGGATCGGAAGGCTACCGCACGGCCGAAGTGACGCTCGGCGGCGTCGACACCGACGCGCTCGACAGCCGTAGCATGCAGGCGAAAACCGTGCCGGGCCTCTACTTCATCGGTGAGTGCGTCGATGTCACCGGCTGGCTCGGAGGCTATAATTTCCAGTGGGCCTGGGCTTCGGGTCATGCGGCCGGCGAGGCCGTCTGAGCAAAGTCTCACGCTCCGGACAAGCTTATGCGGGTAATTCAGAGCTTGTTAACATGCGTCGGTCATCCTGCCTGAATGCCGGTGTGATATACTCAGATATCGCGACATGAGGTCTGGCCGGCTAAAGGCCCCGCAAGGGCATGACCTTCCCTGGCCGCATCAAGGACCGCGCCCCATGAACCATGAGACCCGCAAGCCCCGTGCCATCGCCATTGCCGTCACGCGCAGCCGTGACGCAGAGCGCGCCCGTTTGCGCCATGTCAGCATCGTCTGCCTTTATGCCGCCAGCGCCCTCGCTGCGCTTGCCTTCGGTCTCCTCGGCTAAGGCACCTCGAAGACCCACCTTTTCAGTGGCAGCCAATCGCTTTTCCGCGGTTTGACAACAGCCACCCTGTCGCCCCCCGAGACTTCGGTGGTGGCCGTTTTTCCTCGATTACCGATCTCTGTCCCGCTTCGGGATGCCTGCCCGTGGCCTTAACTCCGTCTTGAGACTTTTACTGCAACTGTTCCCGCTGGGTAGGAGTGTAGACGGCAAAGACGACAGTTTGCGCCGTCATATTTTAAGGTTTCGGCGCAGGAATAACGCCGTCTTCGTTTGGAGGAACAATGTTGATCGATCAAATACTGTCGCGCTTTTCGATTTCGACCAAGGTCCTGGCCTTTGTGCTGCCCTTCGTCCTGTCGATCACCGCAGTCGGTCTCATGGGCCTCTACGCATCTGGCCTCCTGCAGCAGCGGATGGAAATTTCCAACGGCACGATGCGTTCGCTGAACGGCTTCCGAAACGTCAATGCCGCCATGACCCACTTCCTTGATCAGACCTCTGAGGAAACGCGCAGCGCCGTGCTGGACCAGCTCGCGTCCCAGCAGTCGACGCTCACGCAGAACATCTCCGAAATCGGTGCCGACGGCACGGGTCGCAACTTCCTCGACGAGGCGATCGCTGGCACGGGCGCCGTCAACGAGAAGATCGATGCGCTCTGGCAGCTGCACGAGGCAGAGGTGAAGCTGGCCGCATCGATCCAGGACCACCTGACGGGCCTGATGGCGCAGCAGATCCGCGTGTCGGACGAGGCGCAGAAACTGCAGCGCGCCGTCGTCGGTGGTGAAAACGATGCCAAGGGCGCGCTGAAGGAAGCCGAGCGCCTGTCTTCTGGCGCCAAGCATCTCTCAGAGGTCTTCAAGGGCTTCTTCTCTGCCGGCATTCCGGAAGAGCAATTCCCCTACCTGCAGAAGCAATTGCCTGAACTGGTGAAGACCCAGCGCAAGATCGCCAATGCACTGCCCACTGAAAGCAGGGATATGGGCAAGGCCCTCCTGGCTTCGATCAACGAGATCAAGGCGAGAGTCGCGACCGGCGACATGAGCCTCGAGAACGGCCGCGCCGTTGGCTCGATCATTTCCGGCTTCCGCGGCTTCGAAGCGACGCTCAGCGCCGGTGCCGCCGTCAAATATGCAGAATCCGTTCAGAAATTCGCAGCTGTCGAGACCGGCGCCGTACAGGCGGCCGATGTTCTCGTCGGCAGCCGCACCCTGATCGCTGACGTCTACGATCTGCGCATCATGACCGCCACCTTCCTTAATGTGAAGGACGACAAGACCCGCGAACCGATCCTGCGCCAGATCAAGCTGATCGGCGACAATCTCGCCGTTCTCGGTGGCAGCATCGCCGACAAAGCCTTCTACGACAGCCTGACGGGAGCCATCACGCCGCTGCTTGCCTCGCTCACTGCCGATACCGAAGCCCTCGTGAAGACGAGCGCCGACCGTATCGCGAGCTTCGATCAGGCGAGCCGCACTATGGACGCCATCTGGGCGTCGCTCACCTCCTTTGCTGATCTGCAGAAGGATGTTGCCGGCACCGAGCGCCAGGAAGCAAACCGCCTGTCGATCGGCACCATGATCGCTGGCGTCATGCTCGCCGTCATTGGCGGTATCGCCCTGGTCCTGACCCTGCAGCGTCCGATCACCCGCATCACCACAACCATGCAGCGTCTGGCCGAAGGTGACCTCGAAGCCGGTATTGCCGGCGACAAGCGCGGTGACGAGATCGGCGCCATGGCTCGCGCACTCGCCGTCTTCAAGACGAATGCCCGTACCAAGCTCGAAATCGAATCCGAGCGGCAGCGCGAGCAGATGGAAGCGGAAGCCGAGCGGCGCCGCAACGACGAGGAAAAGCAGGCGCTCGACCGGGAGATCGAGCATGCTGTCGGCAAGCTCGCCCAGGCCCTGGAGCGGCTTGCCAATGGCGACATCTCCTTCGAGATCGAAGGCCGTTTCCACGGACGTTTGGAACAGCTCCGCAACGACTTCAACCTGTCGCTGTCGCGCCTTCGCGATACCATGCACCAGATCTCTGGCAATGTTGACCAGATCCAGAACAACGGCCGTCAGATGGCGCAGTCTGCGCTCGATCTCGCCCGTCGCACCGAGCAGCAGGCAGCCTCGCTTGAGGAGACCGCCGCTGCCGTCGATGAGATCACGGCCGCCGTCCGCTCGTCCTCGGAGCGCGCCGAAATGGTGAACGGCGTCGTCCGCGAAGCGAAGAAGAACGCCGACGAATCCGCCGTCGTCGTCGGCAGCGCGATTTCCGCCATGGGCCGTATCGAGGAGGCCTCGCGGCAAATCTCCAACATCATCGGCGTGATCGACGAGATCGCCTTCCAGACGAACCTGCTCGCCCTCAACGCCGGTGTCGAAGCCGCCCGCGCCGGTGAGGCCGGCAAGGGCTTTGCCGTCGTCGCTCAGGAAGTGCGCGAACTTGCGCAGCGCTCGGCCGGTGCCGCAAAGGAAATCAAGGCGCTCATCAACCGTTCGGCCGAAGAGGTGGCGAGCGGCTCCACCCATGTTCAGCAGACGGGCACCGTGCTCTCGCGCATCGGCGGCCAGATCGCCATGATCAGCGAGCATATCGAGAAGATCGCCGAGACGAGCAGCGAACAGTCTGGCGCGCTGCAGGAGGTCAATGGTGCCGTCGGTCGCATGGACCAGATGACCCAGCAGAATGCCGCGATGGTAGAGGAGGCGACTGCCGCCACCCAGGACCTCTCGGCCCAGACAGATCAGCTGCGGGATCTGCTCCAGCAGTTCCGCATCGAATCCGATCGTCAGCGGTCTGTCGACCGCGCCGCCTGAAGTCCCAGCTTCGACAAACGGAAAAGCCCGGTCACCGTGCCGGGCTTTTTTGCATCAGGCCTCAGCCAGACGACAAGGCCTGCCGCGATCGGTCTTTCGATCGACCGGTTTGTCTGCCCCGCGCGCCAGATTTTCGCGCACTTTTCGAACGAGGCGCCGAAGGCGTGCCCACGGCGCTTCGCCGTACTGCGCATAGAATTCGTCTTCGGACAGCTTGTCTTTCTGCCCTCGTTCCTGTTTCAGCGCGGCGATGGCAAGGGCTGCATAAACTTCGTGCATGACGGATCTCCTGGTGTTGATGCCGTCTTCTCTTTTATCCGTCATTTTTGGAGGCAAACACACTCAGGATCGTGTTATGTATTTCATCTATGAAAGACATCACCTGGGACGCCTATCAATTATTCCTGGCCGTTGCGCGACATGGCGGGCTTTCGGCCGCCGCAGAAGCCACGGGTCTGAGTGCAGCCACGCTCGGCCGGCGCATGGTCGAGCTCGAGCATGCTCTGGGCCGGGAGCTCTTCCTGCGCAGTCAGACCGGTTATCGCCTGACCAGCGATGGCAGCCAGCTTCTCGAACATCTCCTTGAACTCGAAGTCGGCAGCAGACGGGTGGAGGAGTGGCGGCGTGGCAAGGCCGGCCAGTCCCTGGTACGCATCAGTCTCGGCACCTGGATCGCCTGGCTGCTTTGCCAGAACATGGCGGTCATCCGCACCCCGCGCGACGAGTTCCGCATCGACCTGCATGTCGCCGAGCAGCGCGCCAGGCTGTCGCATCGGGAGAGCGACATCGGCATCCGCGCCTTTGAACCTGAAGAGCCGAACCTAGCCGCGATCCCCGCGGGTGAGGTCGCCTATGCGGCTTACAAGGCACGCAACAGGGAATGGATGGGGCCAGAGCCCTGGGTCGCGGTCGATGACGAGAATGCCGTCTCGGCCTATCTGCGCTGGCCGCGCCAGAACGCGCCCGAGCGCATCGTCGCGACGGTCAATCGCCCGCGGTCACTGAGGGATCTGGTCAGGGCAGGGGCCGGTGTCGGCGTGCTTCCCTGCTTCGTTGGGGATCTCGATCCGACGCTTGAGCGGGTTGGCGAGGAAATCCCGGAACTGCGCCATCGCCAGTGGATCGTCATCAACAATGACGATCGTCATCGAAGCGATATCCGCTTGGTGGCCGATCGGCTCGCAAAACTGTTGAAGTCGCATCGGGATGTTCTGGCGGGCAAGCGCCCCAGCACCAGCAGCTGACGTCAAGCCGAAAATGAAAAACCCGCACGACGACCGGCACTCCTCCTCAGAGGCGATCATCGCGCGGGAACCGATCCGGAGGTCAGGGGCCGGACGGGGAATGTCTTCGCGCTCAGGCGGCCTGATGGCTGCCCTGGGTCACGATGACGGGGATCAAGAGATCACCCCAGTTGCCGTCGCCGCCGTGATGGCGGGCCGAGCGGACCAGTTCGACCGAAACGCCGGCATCGACGGCCTTCATGATCGAATGGTTGAGACGGTGCAGGTCGTTGGCCAGCATGCGGATCATCGCCTGCTGATCGGTGCTCATGGCCGAGGACTGTTCTTCGGCGCGTTCCTTGACTCGGGTCTGGGGTGTCATGGCATTTCTCCTCTTGGTGTTGGGGGTTTTTGAAGTCTTGTTGCAGGGATAGCTTGGCCCCTCATCCGGCTGCCGCCACCTTCTCCCCGCAAGCGGGGAGAAGACGCATTCGGAGGCGTTGGCTTTGGGGCTCCCCCTCTCCCCGCTTGCGGGGAGAGGGTAGGGTGAGGGGCAGTCGCCCAGGTTTACTCAGCAGCCGGCTTGAACTGCTCGGTTTCGGTCGATTCCTTCATCGCGGTCGTCGAGGACTGGCCGGCGGTGATGGCGAGCGAGACGGCGTCGAAGTAACCGGTGCCGACTTCGCGCTGGTGCTTGGTCGCGGTGTAACCATTGACCTCAGCCGCGAATTCCGCCTCCTGCAGCTCCGAATAGGCGGCCATCTGGCGATTCTTGTAGCCGCGCGCCAGTTCGAACATGCCGAAGTTCAGCTGGTGGAAGCCGGCAAGCGTGATGAACTGGAACTTGTAGCCCATCGCACCGAGTTCCCGCTGGAACTTCGCGATCGTGGCGTCGTCCAGGTTCTTCTTCCAGTTGAACGAAGGCGAGCAGTTATAGGCGAGCTTCTTGCCCGGATGGACCTTGTGCACGGCCTCTGCGAACTTGCGGGCCTGTTCGAGATCCGGCTTGCCGGTCTCCATCCAGATCATGTCGCAGTAGGGCGCATAGGCGATTGCACGGGCAATGCAGGGTTCGATGCCGTTCTTCACCTGATAGAAACCCTCCGCCGTGCGGCCGGCATCGTAGTCGACGAAGGGCTGGTCGCGCTCATCGATGTCGGAGGTCAGAAGCTTGGCAGCTTCCGCATCAGTACGGGCAACGATCAGCGTCGGAACACCCATGATATCGGCAGCCAGACGGGCAGCCGTCAGGTTGCGGATATGGGCGGCCGTCGGGATCAGAACCTTGCCGCCGAGATGACCGCATTTCTTTTCAGAGGCGAGCTGGTCTTCGAAGTGCACGCCCGCAGCGCCGGCTTCGATAAAGGCCTTCATGATCTCGAAGGCGTTCAACGGTCCGCCGAAACCGGCTTCAGCGTCTGCGACGATCGGGGCGAACCAGGTATCGACCGAAAGGCCCTTGCCTTCCTGCGTTTCGATCTGGTCGGCACGCTGCAGTGTGCGGTTGATGCGCTTGGCAAGCTCCGGTGCTGCATTGGCCGGATAGAGCGACTGGTCCGGATACATGGCCGAAGCCGTGTTGGCGTCGGCAGCAACCTGCCAACCGGAGAGATAGATGGCCTTGAGGCCAGCGCGAACCATCTGCATGGCCTGGTTGCCGGAGAGCGCGCCGAGTGCGTTGATGAAGGGCTCTTCGTTGATCAGCTGCCACAGGCGGTTGGCGCCCATTTCGGCAAGCGTATACTTGATCTCGACCGAGCCGCGCAGGCGCTGTACGTCTGCTGCAGTGTAGGGACGATCGATGCCGTCATAGCGGCCCTTGGGGGCATTCGGAACGAGATTGTAAAATTCAGTCATGTCGGGTCTCCCTGTTCACTGCAGGAAGCGGGGTCAGCCAGATTTCTCGAGGCTGTTTGGCCGCTTCTGATGTGACTAGATTTACACCGCACTGCAAAAGACGACCAGAAAATTCGATAAAACAACGGGATGAAAGAGGTTAGGCTGTCTTGTCTTTGACAGAAGATCCATGTAAATTTGTAAAAGTAGTCAATGCGCCGGCGCGAGCCTGACCCGTCTAATCTTGTAAAGGAGCTGTAAATTGGCAGAGCGCAAGATTTTCGCGGGCCCGCGCGTCCGCCGCATCAGAAACGGCCTTGGCCTCACCCAGACGGCTATGGCCGAGGCGCTGGAAATCTCGCCGTCCTATCTCAATCTGATCGAGCGCAATCAGCGGCCGCTCACGGTCCAGCTGCTCCTCAAGCTCGCCTCGGTCTACAAGGTTGATCTGGACGAGCTGCAGGGTGAGGCCGGTGGATCAACGAGCCAGCTGCGCGAGGTCTTCGCCGACCCCCTTCTGTCGGGCGAACTGCCCGGCGATCAGGAGCTGATCGAAGTGGCAGAAGCGGCCCCCAATGCCGCGAGCGGCATCGTCAAGCTCTACAGGGCTTACCGCGAGCAGGCGGCCCGGCTCTCCGATCTCGCCGATCTTCTGGCCCGCGAGGGGCACGAAACGTCTCTGTCGGGCGCCCGCCTGCCGATCGATGAGGTGAGAGAAGTCTTCGAACGCCGGCCCAACTATTTCGCGCGCCTTGATGAAGCCGCCGAGACCTTCCATGCGGGTCTGAACCTTGCGCCCGGTGATGATCTCGCGGTCGCGCTGAAGGCTTGGCTGCGCTCCACCCATGGCATCGTGGTTCGCGCCTTGCCGGTTCAGACCATGCCGTCGCTGCGCCGCCGTTACGACCGCCATTCCATGCGTCTCTTCCTCTCCGAGCGGCTGTCTCCCTTCGATCAGTTGCGCGAAGTGGCGATGGAGGTCGTGCTTCTGGCGCTGAGCGATGATGTCCAGGCTGAACTGGATGCGCTGGGGCTGTCCTCCGGCGAGGCGCGCCGGATCGCCCGTTTCGAGCTGGCACGTTATACGGCGCATGCCCTGATGATGCCCTACGGCGCCTTTCTCTCGGCCGCGATCCGCGCCCGCTACGACATCGACGTGCTGCGTGCCCGTTTCAATGTCTCCTTCGAGCAGGCCGCCAACCGCCTGACCATGCTTCAGCGCCCGGGTGCTGCGGGCGTGTCCTTCTTCATGATGGAAATCGACAATGCGGGAAACCGTTTCCGCCGCGCCGGTGCGACAGGCTTCCCGCATTCGAAATTCGGTGGCGGCTGTCCAAAGCTGAACGTCCACGCCGCCTTTGCCCAGCCGGGCCAGGTCCTGGTCGAGCAGGTGGAAATGCCGGATGGCAGTGGTTTCGTGACGATTTCACGGACCCTTGAAGGTCCGCAGGCCGGTTTTGGCGAACGTATCAGACGCACGGCACTCCTGGTCGGCTGTGACGCCGCGAGCCGCGAAGAGGTGGCCTATGCCGCCGCTTTGCCCGATCGATCCCAGCCGGCAATTTCGATCGGGCCTGCATGCCGGCTATGCGAACGTTCTGGCTGCCTGGCGCGCGCCGAGCCGCCTCTCACCCGCCCGCTGGGCCTCGACGAGATGGTGACTGGGCTCTCCGCCTTCGATTTCCAATGAAACGAATTAACCCGATAAAGCATTCGCGACTGCGAAGAATTTCGCTTGTCGCCCGTCCAAATCCTTTCTAGTCTCTTAAAAAATAACGGGAATGGCATAGGGGGCTCTCCGCTCCCCAAGGCTGGAACAGGAGAAAAAATGAAGGCTCATTTCATTCGTACGGCGTCAGTGGCCCTGGCGACGATCTTCATCGCATCGGCTGTCCAGGCGCAGGAACGCGTCGTCAACGTCTACAATTGGTCCGACTATATCGACGAGTCCGTCCTTGCTGATTTCACCAAGGAAACCGGCATCAGGGTCGTTTACGACGTTTTCGATTCCAACGAGCTGCTCGAGACCAAACTGCTCGCAGGCGGCTCCGGTTACGATGTCGTCGTGCCGACGGCGCCGTTCCTTGCGCGCCAGATCCAGGCCGGCGTCTTCCAGAAGCTCGACAAGTCCAAGCTCACCAACCTGCAAAACCTCTGGCCGATGGTCTCCGAGCGACTCGCGAAATATGACCCCGGCAACGAATATGCCGTCAATTACATGTGGGGCACGACGGGCATCGGTTACAATGTGGCCAAGGTCAAGGAAGCGCTCGGTGCCGATTTCACCGTCGACAGCTGGGATGCGATCTTCAAGCCTGAGAATGCCGAGAAGCTGAAGTCCTGCGGCGTCAACATCCTCGACGCGTCGGATGAGACCTTCGCGATCGCGATGAACTACATCGGGAAGGACCCGGACAGCAAGGAAACGGCTGACCTTGAAGCCGGCGGCGAAGTCTATATGAATATCCGCCCCTCGGTCCGCACCTTCAATTCCTCCGCCTATATCGATGATCTCGCCAATGGCGACATCTGCGTGACCATCGGCTGGTCGGGCGACATTCTGCAGGCGAAGGCCCGTGCGGAAGAGGCCAATAACGGTGTCGAGATCGACTACGTGATCCCGAAGGAAGGCACCTACATGTGGTTCGACAACATGGCGATCCCGGCAGATGCCAAGAACGTCGCCGAGGCGCATGAATTCATCAACTTCCTGATGCGCCCGGATGTCATCGCCAAGGCCTCCAACTACGTCCAGTATGCCAATGGCAATCTGGCGTCGAAGGAATTGCTCGATCCCGAGGTCAAGGACAATCCGGCTGTCTATCCGCCGGAAGAGGTCATGGCCAAGCTCTTCACGATTTCGCCTTATGGCCCGCGTGAACAACGCGTGCTGAACCGGGTCTGGACACAGATCAAGACCGGTCGCTGATGAAAGACCATTCGCCGGGCGCCACAAACGCCCGGCGAATTGCTTAGGTGTAGGGGCAACAAGCAGACGGCTGGGATCGGGTAATGGCGAAGACACTGGGGCCTGTTAAGCGTAAATTTTCTCCTTGGACCGATCCGGATGCCGTTCCATTCATCCGTTTCGAAAACGTCACGAAGCGCTTTGGCGATTTCGTTGCCGTCGATAATCTGAGCCTCGATATCTACGAGCGCGAATTCTTCTCGCTGCTTGGCCCCTCGGGCTGTGGCAAGACCACGCTGATGCGCATGCTCGCAGGTTTCGAGCAGCCGACCTCCGGTCGAATTCTGCTGCAGGGCCAGGATCTCTCCGGCGTGCCGCCCTACAAGCGCCCGACCAATATGATGTTCCAGTCCTACGCGCTCTTCCCGCATATGACGGTCGAGAAGAACATCGCCTTCGGTCTCGAACAGGACAATCTGCCGAAGGCC encodes the following:
- a CDS encoding LysR family transcriptional regulator, with amino-acid sequence MKDITWDAYQLFLAVARHGGLSAAAEATGLSAATLGRRMVELEHALGRELFLRSQTGYRLTSDGSQLLEHLLELEVGSRRVEEWRRGKAGQSLVRISLGTWIAWLLCQNMAVIRTPRDEFRIDLHVAEQRARLSHRESDIGIRAFEPEEPNLAAIPAGEVAYAAYKARNREWMGPEPWVAVDDENAVSAYLRWPRQNAPERIVATVNRPRSLRDLVRAGAGVGVLPCFVGDLDPTLERVGEEIPELRHRQWIVINNDDRHRSDIRLVADRLAKLLKSHRDVLAGKRPSTSS
- a CDS encoding SMc00767 family acetate metabolism repressor, whose product is MTPQTRVKERAEEQSSAMSTDQQAMIRMLANDLHRLNHSIMKAVDAGVSVELVRSARHHGGDGNWGDLLIPVIVTQGSHQAA
- the aceA gene encoding isocitrate lyase produces the protein MTEFYNLVPNAPKGRYDGIDRPYTAADVQRLRGSVEIKYTLAEMGANRLWQLINEEPFINALGALSGNQAMQMVRAGLKAIYLSGWQVAADANTASAMYPDQSLYPANAAPELAKRINRTLQRADQIETQEGKGLSVDTWFAPIVADAEAGFGGPLNAFEIMKAFIEAGAAGVHFEDQLASEKKCGHLGGKVLIPTAAHIRNLTAARLAADIMGVPTLIVARTDAEAAKLLTSDIDERDQPFVDYDAGRTAEGFYQVKNGIEPCIARAIAYAPYCDMIWMETGKPDLEQARKFAEAVHKVHPGKKLAYNCSPSFNWKKNLDDATIAKFQRELGAMGYKFQFITLAGFHQLNFGMFELARGYKNRQMAAYSELQEAEFAAEVNGYTATKHQREVGTGYFDAVSLAITAGQSSTTAMKESTETEQFKPAAE
- a CDS encoding helix-turn-helix domain-containing protein — translated: MAERKIFAGPRVRRIRNGLGLTQTAMAEALEISPSYLNLIERNQRPLTVQLLLKLASVYKVDLDELQGEAGGSTSQLREVFADPLLSGELPGDQELIEVAEAAPNAASGIVKLYRAYREQAARLSDLADLLAREGHETSLSGARLPIDEVREVFERRPNYFARLDEAAETFHAGLNLAPGDDLAVALKAWLRSTHGIVVRALPVQTMPSLRRRYDRHSMRLFLSERLSPFDQLREVAMEVVLLALSDDVQAELDALGLSSGEARRIARFELARYTAHALMMPYGAFLSAAIRARYDIDVLRARFNVSFEQAANRLTMLQRPGAAGVSFFMMEIDNAGNRFRRAGATGFPHSKFGGGCPKLNVHAAFAQPGQVLVEQVEMPDGSGFVTISRTLEGPQAGFGERIRRTALLVGCDAASREEVAYAAALPDRSQPAISIGPACRLCERSGCLARAEPPLTRPLGLDEMVTGLSAFDFQ
- a CDS encoding polyamine ABC transporter substrate-binding protein; amino-acid sequence: MKAHFIRTASVALATIFIASAVQAQERVVNVYNWSDYIDESVLADFTKETGIRVVYDVFDSNELLETKLLAGGSGYDVVVPTAPFLARQIQAGVFQKLDKSKLTNLQNLWPMVSERLAKYDPGNEYAVNYMWGTTGIGYNVAKVKEALGADFTVDSWDAIFKPENAEKLKSCGVNILDASDETFAIAMNYIGKDPDSKETADLEAGGEVYMNIRPSVRTFNSSAYIDDLANGDICVTIGWSGDILQAKARAEEANNGVEIDYVIPKEGTYMWFDNMAIPADAKNVAEAHEFINFLMRPDVIAKASNYVQYANGNLASKELLDPEVKDNPAVYPPEEVMAKLFTISPYGPREQRVLNRVWTQIKTGR